Proteins encoded in a region of the Haloglomus salinum genome:
- a CDS encoding MFS transporter: MSPSVESEGGVRYRWVVLVVAFLVHLTSISLIWQSISPLKQAMAAELGVPWPNVVVVLAAISFGLVFTQLPGGALGDKYPVRYAVGVGALLAGVATAVRFAAPTVPGQVAVSILAALGMGVVNPNLIKVVTEWFPSGQLGLAQGVLMSGNTLGAAVALGLSGGIVLDAVGNWQNVFLLYGGLTAAVGVVWLLLARSPREEERPTDVETGVPFTSGERIPLRTSFPTVLRSPSTPWAVALIGLAYWSAVGSLAVLPEYADAHAFAVPEFMLGISPLASAVGALLLPVLSDRYTRRLGLNLGILGLALGIAVGGFAPGLTVFLLGLLVAGFFGGGLMAMFYILPGELADISPDHVGTMSGILLSLGQLGSVLGSIVGAEVLAAAGLEASALVMAGPCLLGLVLITRLRLDGRQEPEERTAAATAGD; this comes from the coding sequence ATGTCACCCAGTGTCGAATCGGAGGGCGGCGTGCGCTACCGGTGGGTCGTGCTCGTCGTCGCGTTCCTCGTCCACCTGACCAGCATCTCGCTTATCTGGCAATCGATATCACCGTTGAAGCAGGCGATGGCGGCGGAGCTCGGGGTCCCCTGGCCGAACGTCGTCGTCGTGCTCGCTGCCATCTCCTTCGGGCTCGTGTTCACGCAGTTGCCGGGCGGTGCCCTCGGGGACAAGTACCCCGTCCGGTACGCCGTGGGAGTCGGCGCGCTGCTGGCCGGGGTCGCCACGGCCGTCCGGTTCGCGGCGCCGACGGTCCCGGGACAGGTCGCGGTCAGCATCCTGGCGGCCCTCGGGATGGGCGTCGTCAACCCCAACCTCATCAAGGTCGTCACGGAGTGGTTCCCCTCCGGACAACTGGGACTCGCGCAGGGTGTCCTCATGTCCGGCAACACGCTCGGCGCCGCGGTCGCGCTCGGGCTGTCGGGCGGAATCGTGCTGGATGCGGTCGGTAACTGGCAGAACGTGTTCCTCCTGTACGGCGGGCTCACCGCTGCCGTGGGCGTCGTATGGCTGCTGCTCGCCCGCTCGCCACGCGAGGAGGAACGGCCGACCGATGTAGAGACCGGGGTGCCGTTCACCTCGGGCGAGCGCATCCCGCTCCGGACGTCGTTCCCGACGGTGCTCCGGTCCCCGTCGACGCCGTGGGCCGTCGCGCTCATCGGGCTCGCGTACTGGTCCGCGGTGGGATCGCTCGCCGTGCTCCCCGAGTACGCCGACGCACACGCGTTCGCCGTCCCCGAGTTCATGCTCGGGATCTCGCCGCTGGCCTCGGCAGTGGGGGCGCTGCTGCTCCCCGTGCTCTCCGACCGCTACACCCGCCGCCTGGGTCTGAACCTGGGCATCCTCGGGCTCGCGCTCGGCATCGCCGTGGGCGGGTTCGCCCCCGGGCTGACGGTCTTCCTGCTTGGGCTGCTCGTCGCGGGGTTCTTTGGCGGCGGCCTGATGGCGATGTTCTACATCCTGCCCGGTGAACTGGCGGACATCAGCCCCGACCACGTCGGGACGATGTCGGGCATCCTGCTGTCTCTCGGGCAGCTCGGATCGGTTCTGGGCAGTATCGTCGGGGCCGAGGTGCTCGCGGCGGCCGGGCTGGAGGCGTCCGCGCTCGTCATGGCCGGTCCCTGCCTGCTCGGGTTGGTACTCATCACACGACTCCGCCTCGATGGGCGCCAGGAGCCCGAGGAGCGGACCGCGGCGGCCACCGCCGGCGACTGA
- a CDS encoding sterol carrier protein: protein MTLFPTEQWLAQYGRRLDESDALDDVSAGWGVGFDGDIRMVIDDVPLAETTLGDLPPEVLAELPEDIRAGVEDVTLAQAPERFGEHIRPTLPEIVQDLLRQIEENVHDGAIHAHIGLREGSVTEVETLTDPDARDAGFLIHGSLTTWQGILDGRPAVSALLTNDLTVQGNQVRLLRYASMLGLLGEVAAEVETTHLFAEPGPSVTRNVVDAATRPGVTVGRSAERQVTRTLQDLSLL, encoded by the coding sequence ATGACGCTCTTCCCCACCGAACAGTGGCTCGCCCAGTACGGCCGTCGTCTCGACGAGAGCGACGCGCTCGACGATGTCTCGGCCGGCTGGGGTGTCGGCTTCGACGGTGACATCCGCATGGTCATCGACGACGTGCCGCTGGCCGAGACCACGCTCGGGGACCTCCCACCGGAGGTCCTCGCCGAACTCCCGGAGGACATCCGCGCTGGCGTCGAGGACGTGACGCTCGCGCAGGCGCCCGAACGGTTCGGCGAGCACATCCGGCCGACCCTCCCGGAGATCGTACAGGACCTGCTCCGGCAGATCGAGGAGAACGTCCACGACGGCGCCATCCACGCCCACATCGGCCTGCGCGAGGGCAGCGTCACCGAGGTCGAGACCCTGACCGATCCAGACGCGCGGGACGCCGGTTTCCTCATCCACGGTTCGCTCACCACCTGGCAGGGCATCCTCGACGGCCGCCCGGCGGTCTCGGCACTCCTGACCAACGACCTGACGGTGCAGGGGAACCAGGTGCGGCTGCTGCGCTACGCCTCGATGCTCGGGCTACTCGGCGAGGTAGCCGCCGAGGTCGAGACCACCCACCTGTTCGCCGAACCGGGCCCGTCCGTCACGCGAAACGTCGTCGACGCGGCCACGCGACCGGGGGTCACGGTGGGGCGCTCGGCCGAGCGACAGGTGACACGGACGCTCCAGGACCTCTCGCTGCTGTAG
- a CDS encoding DsrE family protein: MKTVFHVADGADDVQDAAIRYAAGIFEDPSVEMDAVAVVANASGIELVRADSAYAEEITDLSSGAVEFIACEKSMEAAGLTRDDILDVVETAPTSVGELTRRQDAGYQYIKVP; this comes from the coding sequence ATGAAGACGGTCTTCCACGTCGCGGACGGGGCGGACGACGTACAGGACGCGGCCATCCGCTACGCCGCCGGCATCTTCGAGGACCCGTCCGTCGAGATGGACGCCGTCGCGGTCGTCGCGAACGCGTCCGGCATCGAACTCGTCCGGGCGGATTCGGCCTACGCCGAAGAGATCACCGACCTCTCGTCGGGTGCCGTCGAGTTCATCGCGTGCGAGAAGTCGATGGAGGCAGCCGGCCTCACCCGGGACGACATCCTCGATGTCGTCGAGACGGCACCCACCTCGGTCGGCGAACTCACGCGCCGGCAGGACGCGGGGTACCAGTACATCAAGGTCCCCTGA
- a CDS encoding type B DNA-directed DNA polymerase produces the protein MPYKIDFVDGDAFTWTLTDDGATVERDPDWTPTFYVHHDDPAVLDEIRPHVHTLPDVELTVRERHRPGFRHGAEPVLRVDTTDLDTLHSRAHDLWGWRDPGELTCWNVDFSPEFRYCLETDQSSVPGRELRTLELERPDGPDAPTVDELRIGEATVEGEAAVLEHLSRRLEREDPDVLFLGSASLVPRLYEAAERHDRAAFDLGRGEGDDLPAYQQRAGRSTYESYGRTGHSPARYNVPGRVTINAGNMFFWDQTNLDGCLDLVERSRKPLQELAWASIGNVLTAIQVREARKRDVLVPWHSWRHEFFKSARTLHDADRGGFTFAPDVGLHEDVHELDFSSLYPNIIVTRNISPETTRCDCCDTDDVPGLGYSICEERGYLADVLQPIIEDRDRIKQELRDCDDLERREELEGQSSALKWILVSCFGYQGFSNAKFGRIECHESINAFARELLLDAKERLEAGGWRVVHGIVDSLWVTPMADREQADLDDLAATITDELGIDLEYEAGYDWLAFVPRRNDAAGALTKYFGRKRDEDLGAGADPYKLRGIEARQRSTAPLVEEVQRELIEVLNEKRRPEGVCDRLQRWLGRVRRGSVVASDLVLTQRVSKPLEAYQSRTRTVAALQRAERRGLSVHPGESVSYVVTDDSKRSHERVRLAFEVDEDTPYDESFYRDRLLRAGESVLSPLGWRRADIESYLDDSKDVSLGAFG, from the coding sequence ATGCCGTACAAGATCGACTTCGTCGACGGTGATGCGTTCACGTGGACGCTCACCGACGACGGCGCGACCGTCGAGCGCGACCCCGACTGGACGCCGACGTTCTACGTCCACCACGACGACCCCGCGGTGCTGGACGAGATCCGACCGCACGTCCACACGCTCCCGGATGTCGAGTTGACCGTCCGCGAGCGCCACCGCCCGGGCTTCCGTCACGGGGCCGAGCCCGTTCTCCGCGTGGACACGACCGACCTCGACACGCTCCACTCCCGGGCGCACGACCTGTGGGGCTGGCGCGACCCGGGCGAGTTGACCTGCTGGAACGTCGACTTCAGCCCCGAATTCCGGTACTGCCTGGAGACCGACCAGTCATCCGTTCCCGGACGCGAGTTGCGGACACTCGAACTCGAGCGGCCGGACGGCCCGGATGCCCCGACTGTCGACGAGCTGCGAATCGGTGAGGCGACAGTCGAAGGCGAGGCCGCGGTGCTGGAACACCTCTCGAGACGACTTGAACGCGAGGACCCCGACGTGCTCTTTCTCGGGTCGGCGTCGCTCGTCCCGCGACTGTACGAGGCGGCCGAGCGCCACGACCGCGCGGCGTTCGACCTCGGCCGCGGCGAGGGCGACGATCTGCCGGCCTACCAGCAGCGAGCCGGGCGCTCCACATACGAGAGCTACGGCCGGACGGGTCACTCGCCCGCCCGCTACAACGTCCCCGGCCGCGTGACGATCAACGCTGGGAACATGTTCTTCTGGGACCAGACGAACCTCGACGGCTGTCTCGACCTCGTCGAACGCTCACGGAAGCCGCTGCAGGAACTCGCCTGGGCCTCCATCGGGAACGTCCTGACTGCCATCCAGGTCCGCGAGGCCCGCAAGCGCGACGTGCTGGTGCCGTGGCACTCCTGGCGCCACGAGTTCTTCAAGAGCGCCCGGACGCTCCACGACGCCGACCGTGGCGGGTTCACCTTCGCCCCCGACGTGGGCCTCCACGAGGACGTTCACGAACTGGACTTCTCCTCGCTGTATCCGAACATCATCGTCACGCGGAACATCAGCCCGGAGACGACGCGCTGTGACTGCTGTGACACCGATGACGTGCCCGGCCTCGGCTACAGCATCTGCGAGGAGCGGGGCTACCTCGCGGACGTGCTCCAGCCGATCATCGAGGACCGCGATCGGATCAAGCAGGAGCTCCGAGACTGCGACGACCTCGAGCGTCGGGAAGAGCTGGAGGGTCAATCAAGCGCGCTGAAGTGGATTCTCGTCTCGTGTTTCGGCTATCAGGGCTTCTCGAACGCGAAATTCGGACGCATCGAGTGCCACGAGAGCATCAACGCGTTCGCCCGCGAACTCCTGCTCGACGCGAAGGAGCGCCTCGAAGCGGGCGGCTGGCGCGTCGTCCACGGTATCGTCGATTCGCTGTGGGTGACACCGATGGCCGACCGGGAGCAGGCCGACCTCGACGATCTGGCTGCGACCATCACCGACGAACTGGGCATCGACCTGGAGTACGAGGCGGGTTACGACTGGCTGGCGTTCGTCCCACGACGGAACGACGCGGCAGGTGCGCTCACGAAGTACTTCGGGCGGAAGCGCGACGAGGATCTCGGCGCCGGGGCAGACCCGTACAAACTGCGAGGGATCGAGGCTCGACAACGGAGTACGGCACCACTGGTCGAGGAGGTCCAGCGCGAACTCATCGAGGTCCTCAATGAGAAACGACGGCCGGAGGGGGTCTGTGACAGACTCCAGCGGTGGCTTGGCCGGGTCCGGCGTGGAAGCGTCGTGGCGTCCGACCTCGTTCTGACCCAGCGCGTCTCGAAGCCACTCGAGGCATACCAGTCACGGACGCGGACGGTTGCGGCACTCCAGCGGGCCGAGCGCCGCGGGCTCTCGGTCCACCCCGGCGAGAGTGTCTCATACGTCGTGACGGACGATTCGAAGCGGTCGCACGAGCGGGTCCGCCTCGCCTTCGAGGTCGATGAAGACACACCGTACGACGAGAGCTTCTACCGTGATCGGTTGCTTCGGGCTGGAGAGAGTGTCCTCTCGCCGCTGGGCTGGCGAAGAGCCGATATCGAGTCGTATCTGGATGACAGCAAGGACGTGTCTCTGGGGGCGTTTGGATGA
- a CDS encoding DUF4268 domain-containing protein, whose amino-acid sequence MDEEIAQVEEHELRSVWPHEENDFTRWLMEHLHLLAAELGIEVEEVTREEAVGDFSADIVAKEMNTGGQVVVENQYGATDHDHLGKLLTYSAGRDAAFTIWVAEEFRPEHRSVLEWLNESGPQDARFFAVKPRVLTIEGNETRGFEFEVLVEPNDWERQLTQSLTETEKAYKDFFADLTEAYAERRPDWYQLKPQPQSWLSFGAGMSGVSIGWVFHQGPEFSLDLYIDTSDADRNEAVFQALEDDCEAIEDALDAELVWERLPEKRACRIKLPREIEGRITELTAVQRNQLIEWGVGRMDEFQDEFEGRIEGLEVGLS is encoded by the coding sequence ATGGACGAAGAAATCGCTCAGGTGGAAGAACACGAACTCCGTTCCGTGTGGCCCCACGAAGAGAACGACTTCACGCGGTGGTTGATGGAGCACCTCCATCTCCTCGCGGCGGAGCTGGGGATCGAGGTGGAGGAGGTCACACGAGAGGAGGCCGTAGGGGACTTTTCGGCTGATATCGTCGCGAAGGAGATGAACACTGGTGGGCAGGTCGTTGTCGAGAACCAGTACGGCGCGACGGATCACGATCATCTCGGGAAGCTCCTCACCTACTCCGCGGGTCGGGATGCTGCGTTCACCATCTGGGTCGCCGAAGAGTTCCGGCCGGAGCATCGGAGCGTTCTGGAGTGGTTGAACGAGAGCGGTCCACAGGACGCTCGCTTCTTCGCGGTCAAGCCGCGCGTTCTCACGATCGAGGGGAATGAGACGAGAGGCTTCGAATTCGAGGTGTTAGTCGAACCAAACGACTGGGAGCGCCAGCTCACGCAGTCCCTGACCGAGACAGAGAAAGCATACAAAGACTTCTTCGCCGATCTCACCGAGGCATACGCCGAGCGACGACCGGACTGGTATCAACTGAAACCGCAGCCCCAGAGCTGGTTATCCTTCGGTGCTGGAATGAGCGGCGTTTCGATTGGCTGGGTGTTCCATCAGGGGCCCGAGTTCTCGCTTGACCTCTACATCGACACCTCGGATGCCGACCGGAACGAGGCTGTCTTCCAGGCGCTCGAAGACGACTGCGAGGCAATCGAGGATGCGCTGGACGCCGAGCTGGTCTGGGAACGACTTCCGGAGAAGCGGGCCTGCCGTATCAAACTCCCGCGAGAAATCGAAGGACGGATTACCGAGTTGACGGCCGTACAGCGAAACCAGCTTATCGAGTGGGGAGTCGGCCGGATGGACGAGTTCCAGGACGAATTCGAAGGGCGGATTGAGGGTCTTGAGGTCGGACTGTCTTGA
- a CDS encoding hydrolase, with protein MADATPSERLLTPENCAVTFIDHQPEMVLGVNTIGTGTLRNNVAGLAKAVDAYDVPTVLTTIGRDYNGPLFDEVRETLPEEAVIDRTTMNSWEDEAFVEAVESTGRGRLVIAGLWTEVCVCFAALSALEAGYDVYVVADACGGQTEADHERAMERMVEAGVTPVTWSQVLYEFQRDWAREGADEAHQIAKEHGGDFGMAVEFADFLSE; from the coding sequence ATGGCCGACGCAACTCCGAGCGAGCGGTTGCTCACCCCCGAGAACTGTGCGGTGACGTTCATCGACCACCAGCCGGAGATGGTGCTCGGCGTCAACACCATCGGGACCGGGACGCTCCGGAACAACGTCGCCGGCCTCGCGAAGGCCGTCGACGCCTACGACGTACCGACGGTCCTCACGACCATCGGTCGGGACTACAATGGGCCGTTGTTCGACGAGGTCCGGGAGACGCTCCCCGAAGAGGCGGTTATCGACCGCACGACGATGAACTCCTGGGAGGACGAGGCGTTCGTCGAGGCCGTCGAGTCGACCGGTCGAGGCCGACTGGTCATCGCCGGGCTCTGGACCGAGGTGTGTGTCTGTTTCGCCGCCCTCTCCGCGCTGGAGGCAGGCTACGACGTCTACGTCGTCGCCGACGCCTGTGGCGGCCAGACCGAGGCCGACCACGAGCGTGCGATGGAGCGGATGGTCGAGGCCGGCGTCACGCCGGTCACCTGGTCGCAGGTGCTCTACGAGTTCCAGCGCGACTGGGCACGCGAGGGCGCCGACGAGGCCCACCAGATCGCCAAAGAGCACGGCGGTGACTTCGGGATGGCTGTCGAGTTCGCGGACTTCCTGAGCGAGTAG
- a CDS encoding alkaline phosphatase D family protein, producing MEQGDDTETDGDAGGEVAESGAPAPDPDAAPHDEAERPDGHAELASLLSNEDLLLSQQPHAPARDEVFVADDGRAPDAVFPQSVASGGPTQEGVILWTRIDPESFDPDEPLGVEIAHSGDFDDIVYRGVVDDTGRIRAHDHVVKVDVDGALEPNREYRYRFVYDGVASRVGTCHTLPEPDASPDSLRFGVLACQNYLNGYYPALGYVAEEDLDFLIHVGDFIYESGAGEFKGLDSRDYPDRNIDLPSGEDRVQDLADYRYIYRTYRSDRFLQRALEEHTLIAAWDDHEIANDIYWDPETDAPKADHPRGEDPEFMTKLTADAIHAWWEFVPARLGYDPEAESLQDRFQLWRSFEFGDLLKLVMTDERLYRDPPREALPTATNCRPENEPPGRTMLGEDQLAWFLAQIRDSEARWTVWSDEVLTIPFRLGIGRASIFPVQGGWDGYTRERQYIKDKLREFSPRNFVTLTGDMHCYIAGYKKTEYGGPVTERLFDPGERVGVEFMTPAVSSLNVAEALGMTEGLVGRITEPLLRRFITAQNPHLEFFDSHHWGYSVVEFTRDDCTYVAYGVDKHENSMDAEREVIAAYRVPDEEVELIDVTDDYAV from the coding sequence ATGGAACAGGGGGACGACACCGAGACGGACGGTGACGCTGGAGGCGAAGTCGCCGAGTCGGGCGCACCCGCGCCGGACCCGGACGCCGCGCCACACGACGAGGCCGAGCGCCCGGACGGACACGCCGAACTCGCGTCGCTCCTCTCGAACGAGGACCTCCTCCTGAGTCAGCAGCCCCACGCGCCGGCCCGCGACGAGGTCTTCGTCGCCGACGACGGCCGGGCGCCCGATGCGGTGTTCCCGCAGTCGGTCGCCTCGGGCGGGCCGACCCAGGAGGGCGTCATCCTCTGGACCCGTATCGACCCGGAGTCGTTCGACCCCGACGAGCCGCTCGGCGTGGAGATCGCCCACAGCGGCGACTTCGACGACATCGTCTATCGTGGCGTCGTCGACGACACCGGCCGTATCCGGGCCCACGACCACGTCGTGAAGGTCGACGTCGACGGGGCGCTGGAGCCGAATCGGGAGTACCGCTACCGGTTCGTCTACGACGGCGTCGCCTCGCGGGTCGGGACCTGCCACACGCTCCCGGAACCGGATGCCTCGCCCGACTCCCTGCGGTTCGGGGTCCTCGCGTGTCAGAACTACCTCAACGGCTACTACCCGGCACTGGGCTACGTCGCCGAGGAGGACCTGGACTTCCTCATCCACGTCGGCGACTTCATCTACGAGTCGGGGGCAGGGGAGTTCAAGGGTCTCGACAGCCGCGACTACCCCGACCGGAACATCGACCTGCCCAGCGGCGAGGACCGGGTGCAGGACCTGGCCGACTACCGCTACATCTACCGCACGTACCGCTCGGACCGGTTCCTCCAGCGGGCCCTGGAGGAGCACACCCTCATCGCCGCATGGGACGACCACGAGATCGCCAACGACATCTACTGGGACCCGGAGACGGACGCGCCGAAGGCCGACCACCCGCGCGGCGAGGACCCGGAGTTCATGACGAAGCTGACTGCGGACGCCATCCACGCCTGGTGGGAGTTCGTCCCCGCACGCCTGGGGTACGACCCCGAGGCCGAGTCCCTGCAGGACCGCTTCCAGCTGTGGCGCTCGTTCGAGTTCGGGGACCTGCTGAAGCTCGTGATGACCGACGAGCGTCTGTATCGTGACCCGCCGCGCGAGGCGTTGCCGACGGCGACGAACTGCCGACCGGAGAACGAGCCACCGGGCCGTACGATGCTCGGCGAGGACCAGCTCGCGTGGTTCCTCGCGCAGATCCGCGACTCCGAGGCCCGCTGGACCGTCTGGTCCGACGAGGTGCTCACCATCCCCTTCCGGCTGGGCATCGGCCGGGCCTCCATCTTCCCCGTCCAGGGCGGCTGGGACGGCTACACCCGCGAGCGCCAGTACATCAAGGACAAACTCCGAGAGTTCTCCCCCCGCAACTTCGTCACGCTCACGGGCGACATGCACTGCTACATCGCGGGCTACAAGAAGACCGAGTACGGCGGGCCCGTCACCGAGCGGCTGTTCGACCCCGGCGAGCGCGTCGGCGTCGAGTTCATGACCCCCGCCGTGTCCAGCCTCAACGTCGCGGAGGCGCTGGGTATGACCGAAGGGCTGGTCGGGCGCATCACGGAGCCGCTCCTCCGCAGGTTCATCACCGCGCAGAACCCGCATCTGGAGTTCTTCGACTCGCACCACTGGGGCTACTCCGTCGTCGAGTTCACCCGCGATGACTGCACCTACGTCGCCTACGGTGTCGACAAACACGAGAACTCGATGGATGCCGAGCGTGAGGTCATCGCCGCGTATCGGGTCCCCGACGAGGAGGTAGAGCTTATCGATGTGACGGACGACTACGCAGTTTAG
- a CDS encoding Cdc6/Cdc18 family protein, with product MIGDARVLQPEFVPREVEHRDGEVDALTNALDPITRGESGETAFLFGPSGTGKTCIAQYTVERLREQVVDIEYQYVNCWRDYTRYRALYRILEGIEGTLDIHRQSTPTDELSERLRSYNGSPYVVVLDEVDQLQGTGVLYDLYSAHDCTMVLIANRETDVFDDLDDRLSSRLHSARRVRFDKYGLDELVTILEARVRRGLTTDVDRMHLEHIADAAAGDARIAIGILRNAARDAERAGREELTTDLVKGAVPEARQQVRRTNLETLTEHQRVLYDIIDEQGEVDPGELYGQYQERVADPKTNRTVRNHLQKMVHYDLVVAEGEKRARTYRTRN from the coding sequence ATGATCGGCGATGCTCGGGTCCTCCAGCCGGAGTTCGTGCCGCGGGAGGTCGAGCATCGCGATGGCGAGGTCGATGCCCTGACGAACGCGCTCGACCCCATCACGCGCGGTGAGTCCGGGGAGACCGCCTTCCTGTTCGGGCCCTCGGGAACGGGCAAGACCTGTATCGCGCAGTACACCGTCGAGCGCCTCCGCGAGCAGGTCGTCGATATCGAATACCAGTACGTCAACTGCTGGCGCGACTACACCCGCTATCGGGCGCTGTACCGCATCCTCGAAGGTATCGAGGGGACGCTCGACATCCATCGGCAGTCCACCCCCACGGACGAACTCTCCGAGCGCCTGCGCTCGTACAATGGCTCGCCGTACGTGGTCGTCCTCGACGAGGTCGACCAGTTGCAGGGCACGGGCGTCCTCTACGATCTCTACAGCGCCCACGACTGTACGATGGTCCTCATCGCGAACCGCGAGACGGACGTGTTCGACGACCTCGACGACCGGCTCAGTTCCCGCCTCCACAGCGCACGCCGTGTCCGGTTCGACAAGTATGGTCTCGACGAACTCGTGACGATTCTCGAGGCCCGGGTCAGGCGGGGCCTCACGACCGATGTCGATCGGATGCACCTTGAACACATCGCGGACGCGGCTGCTGGCGACGCGCGTATCGCCATCGGCATCCTCCGGAACGCCGCCCGCGACGCCGAGCGTGCGGGGCGCGAGGAGCTGACGACCGACCTCGTCAAGGGGGCTGTCCCCGAGGCGCGGCAGCAGGTCCGCCGGACGAACCTCGAGACGCTCACCGAGCACCAGCGCGTCCTCTACGACATCATCGACGAGCAGGGCGAGGTCGACCCCGGGGAGCTGTACGGCCAGTACCAGGAGCGGGTCGCCGATCCGAAGACGAACCGGACGGTCCGCAATCACCTCCAGAAGATGGTCCACTACGACCTCGTCGTCGCCGAGGGCGAGAAGCGCGCCCGGACGTACCGCACCCGAAACTGA
- a CDS encoding potassium channel family protein: MGNAGLGWAADIEQEETGQEATCDHTFQPDEWRAEHEIPPAGDGPQECSEPPLDHSAKCRFHASSQELEWDGLDEDEVFAEYVTEYNGILDANFNEIHLGNIDIEGREVKLLSPQISKIRGGDGVFTGDIEFKNAAIDSINICDFESNGRINFHTCKIKSSINISGSSFDGCLDFEGSKIDHWTYIFDTEFRENVGLSEVQSLSDIVAHRCRFLGGIDANPISRIGSFVLTDCEISEMDCQIFDLEDTLVQLKDSEIRSGNMRGTGTEDLPRYKPDPDSGPDVLYDLSGARLGDVELHTAEKGLENYYFESTDLDNFNLRRHADALKEANWNLHEFSSKFREYNDLELLSGGGVGHIDEYPSSNRYQTTARIRDFESTYINATRAAELQGDYISASKFFTRASRARKLINRRQIAQPNPRHGRSRLIHAVRYAKAVFLQYTCNYGESPLRTFGWAFLMLTFTTLYYPYSGGVKRASQEIIYGRANSTLTEVLGDSLYFSISTFTTLGYGDFSPITLHTKLIAGGEALAGSVLIALFIFTLSKSMKR, encoded by the coding sequence ATGGGAAACGCTGGACTGGGGTGGGCAGCTGATATTGAACAGGAAGAGACTGGTCAAGAGGCAACGTGCGACCATACCTTCCAACCCGATGAGTGGCGAGCAGAGCACGAAATTCCACCTGCGGGAGATGGTCCCCAAGAGTGTTCAGAACCGCCACTTGATCATTCAGCCAAGTGTCGATTTCACGCGTCATCACAGGAACTAGAGTGGGACGGACTAGACGAAGATGAAGTATTTGCAGAATATGTAACTGAGTATAATGGTATTCTAGATGCGAATTTTAATGAAATCCACCTTGGAAATATTGATATTGAAGGCCGCGAGGTGAAATTGCTGTCTCCTCAAATATCCAAAATAAGGGGCGGAGATGGTGTTTTCACAGGTGACATCGAGTTCAAGAATGCCGCTATTGACTCGATAAATATCTGCGACTTCGAATCTAATGGCCGCATTAATTTTCATACATGCAAAATAAAATCATCCATAAATATTTCCGGGAGTTCCTTCGACGGTTGTTTAGATTTTGAAGGCTCAAAGATAGACCACTGGACGTATATTTTTGACACAGAATTCCGAGAGAATGTTGGACTTTCCGAGGTTCAGTCGCTCTCTGACATCGTTGCTCACCGTTGTCGGTTCTTAGGCGGAATCGATGCTAATCCAATCTCCAGAATCGGGTCATTCGTGCTGACAGATTGCGAGATCTCAGAGATGGACTGCCAGATATTTGATCTTGAAGATACGCTAGTCCAGTTGAAGGATTCAGAGATTCGTTCGGGTAATATGCGTGGCACGGGGACCGAGGACCTTCCGCGCTACAAGCCAGACCCTGACTCAGGGCCCGATGTTCTCTATGACCTATCCGGAGCCAGGCTTGGGGACGTAGAACTCCACACAGCCGAAAAAGGGTTGGAGAATTATTATTTTGAATCGACAGACCTAGACAATTTCAATCTGAGGCGACATGCGGATGCTCTGAAAGAGGCAAATTGGAATTTGCACGAATTCAGCAGCAAGTTCAGAGAATACAATGATCTGGAGTTGCTCTCGGGGGGTGGTGTCGGTCATATTGATGAGTATCCCTCTTCAAATCGATATCAGACAACAGCACGTATCCGAGATTTCGAATCGACATATATCAATGCCACCCGTGCTGCCGAATTACAGGGCGATTACATCTCTGCATCCAAGTTTTTCACCAGAGCGTCCAGAGCAAGGAAACTCATCAATCGACGACAAATAGCTCAGCCCAACCCAAGACACGGTCGGTCACGACTGATTCATGCTGTCAGATACGCAAAAGCAGTCTTTCTCCAGTATACGTGTAACTATGGTGAAAGCCCCCTCCGAACCTTTGGATGGGCTTTCCTCATGTTGACTTTCACCACGTTATACTATCCATACTCTGGCGGAGTTAAAAGAGCGAGTCAAGAGATAATCTATGGGAGAGCAAATAGTACTCTGACGGAGGTTCTCGGAGACTCACTATACTTTAGTATTTCAACCTTCACTACTTTAGGGTACGGCGACTTTTCTCCAATAACTCTCCATACCAAACTCATTGCAGGGGGGGAAGCATTAGCTGGTTCAGTCTTGATTGCACTATTTATTTTCACTCTCTCAAAATCCATGAAGCGGTGA